A region from the Acyrthosiphon pisum isolate AL4f chromosome A1, pea_aphid_22Mar2018_4r6ur, whole genome shotgun sequence genome encodes:
- the LOC103310380 gene encoding uncharacterized protein LOC103310380 produces MIPDASFIDNVIVRKSTLYEVEKDVNILDTFTDRDMIRIAKNINRAKLQRLPKLPKCMDDVHDYLDMDKVISTKRENLVIFNDKSCNVIIFSCESNLKFMCSVETILVDGTFDYCTKFFQQMFTVIGFKNNKYVPVALSLLKDKKESWYRTVMSSLKSKCLEINLIFKPQHIVSDFEKGILQAARKEFPDTTLIGCRFHLSQAWWRKIVGLGLTVEYKNKNSEIGKWLNYVFGKTFLPPDEVGSVFLELIAEQPIDIRVTEFSDYLVDNYIGNDATFPTTLWAALNNDVWRTNNGSEAFNSKFKT; encoded by the exons atgataccagACGcgagctttatcgacaatgttatcgtACGTAAGTCAACGTTATATGAGGTGGAGAAAGATGTCAATATTTTGGATACATTCACAGACAGAGACATGATTCgcatag cGAAAAATATAAATCGTGCAAAATTACAACGATTACCAAAGTTACCAAAATGTATGGATGACGTACATGACTATTTGGATATGGACAAAGTGATATCTACGAAAAGAGAAAATTTAGTAATATTCAACGATAAATCatgcaatgttataatattttcatgcgaaagtaatttgaaatttatgtgCAGTGTTGAAACTATTTTGGTGGATGGCACTTTTGACTATTGTACAAAATTCTTTCAGCAGATGTTTACAGTAATTggtttcaaaaataacaaatatgttCCTGTTGCACTTAGTTTATTGAAAGATAAAAAAGAATCATGGTACAGAACTGTTATGTCTTCACTGAAAAGTAAATgtttggaaattaatttaatatttaagccaCAACATATAGTTTCTGATTTTGAAAAAGGAATTCTTCAAGCTGCAAGGAAAGAATTCCCGGACACCACTTTAATTGGATGCAGATTTCATCTCAGTCAAGCCTGGTGGAGAAAAATAGTGGGATTAGGACTGACTGTAGAGTACAAGAATAAGAACTCGGAAATTGGAAAATGGTTAAACTACGTTTTTGGAAAAACTTTTCTCCCCCCAGATGAAGTAGGAAGTGTGTTTTTAGAATTAATCGCCGAACAACCTATAGATATAAGAGTTACTGAATTTAGTGACTATTTAGTCGATAATTATATTGGCAATGATGCTACTTTTCCAACCACACTCTGGGCAGCTTTGAACAACGATGTTTGGAGAACGAATAATGGAAGTGAAGCGTTCAATTCCaaattcaaaacttaa